The genome window CATATACAAGACGCATTTATTGGTAACGAGAAGGACCTTAATTCTATTAACCCAAATTCATTTTTACTATCCCTACCCAAAGATACGGTTAGTGGTGATTTTTTATGGCAGCATAGCACTTCCCAATACAACTATTTAGGAATTGGAGATTGTACAGGTCATGGTGTTTCAGGAGCTATGTTATCTATTTACATCACCAATAAACTCAAACAGATATCTACTACGCTATTAAGCAATAAGAAGCCTCGTAGAATTTTAAAATCACTTGACCACGCAATGGAAAATGATCTTAAAATTCATGATTTACAGATTCGTGATTCCGTTGAAATTGGAATGATCAGGTGGAATAAAAAACAATCTACTTTAGACTTTACTGGAGCAAAAAGATCCTTGATTCTTGTTCGTGATGGTCAACTAATTACGTTAAAAGGTGATCGGTTTATTATGGGTAATCCTTTCAGAAGGATTGCTGATTTATCAAATCACCGAATCAATATTCAAAAGGGCGATACTTTTTACATCTATTCTGATGGTTTCCCTGATCAATTTGGTGGAGAGCATGATCGAAAGTACTCAAGCAGAAAATTAAACACACTTCTAAAAGGAATTTCACAGCTTCCTCTTTTAGAGCAAAAAAAACAGCTAAAGCTAGAATTCGATACTTGGAAAGCCGATAAAAAACAACTTGATGATGTGATTTTATTGGGTTTAAAGTTTGAATAATAGCATCATAATTACACAAACACCATAATATTTATTCAATGACAGCTAGAACTCTATTACCAACATTGGATTATGACTACAAAGTCATTATCACAAAAGACTATGGATTTGTTTATGTGCTACCCGCTAAACAAATTATGATTTGTGAGCTAACGAAGGGCTACGTACCGATTGAAGAATTCAGAGAGATCTTCAACCAAACTATTCCTTTCATCAAAGCTTACAATATTGAAAAATTCATTTTCGATAAGCAGAATTTAACCACCTTCCACCAACCTTCTATGGAGTGGTATTTCATTGATTGGAAGACTAAGATCTATGACCTTGGAGTGACTAAACATCGAAAAATTCTACCCAAAAACAATCCCGTTTTCAAGCTTGCAGTTGAAGCTGGTAGAGCAAAAATCATGAAAGAATTTAAAGAAAGTATTATCCCCCAATTAGATATCCTTTATAAAGATACTTTGGAAGAAGCGATTTCAGAGTAAACATTTGATGAACAGTAAAAAAGGGAATGAATTATCATTCCCTTATTTTTTTATCAAACCATTGATTCTTTTAATGTCGTACTTTTAGAATTTTCTCGCTTTGCGATAGTTACTTTTAAGTTTTCAGGAAACATAGTAAAAGCAAAACGCTCTTTTACTTTGTCAGGAGATACTGCTAAGGATAAATTGAAGTTGTGACAAATAGCCGCAATCGCAATTTTCATTTCCATGATCGCAAGGTTTTTACCCGGACAAAATCTTGGGCCACCTCCAAAGGTCTTAATCACATCAGTTTTATGAGCTTTATGATGTGGACAACCTCCTTCTAACCACCTCTCAGGAATAAAACTATCAGCGGCTGTAAAATTAGACTCCTTAGTATGAGGAACCTTATTTTGCATCATCACTGTCATTCCTTTTTCTATAAACAAACCATCTATAGTTACATCTTCCAGAGCTTGCATATATAACGAAGGTGTTACAGGCTTTATTCGAAGTGCTTCTTGAATAACTGCTTCTGTATATACAAGCTGATTCAATTCATCTAACGAAGTCGGCAATTTCTTATTGGTCAAAACTCCCCTTACCTCACTTTGAATTTTTTCGAGT of Sediminitomix flava contains these proteins:
- a CDS encoding PP2C family protein-serine/threonine phosphatase, encoding MNQDYISFDYKSKDRQALEKELKDLREEHQSMQSMFEMTTAYLNEIREELKQSEGQLKVANKYLLDSINYSKHIQDAFIGNEKDLNSINPNSFLLSLPKDTVSGDFLWQHSTSQYNYLGIGDCTGHGVSGAMLSIYITNKLKQISTTLLSNKKPRRILKSLDHAMENDLKIHDLQIRDSVEIGMIRWNKKQSTLDFTGAKRSLILVRDGQLITLKGDRFIMGNPFRRIADLSNHRINIQKGDTFYIYSDGFPDQFGGEHDRKYSSRKLNTLLKGISQLPLLEQKKQLKLEFDTWKADKKQLDDVILLGLKFE